From Scatophagus argus isolate fScaArg1 chromosome 2, fScaArg1.pri, whole genome shotgun sequence, a single genomic window includes:
- the lrata gene encoding lecithin retinol acyltransferase a, producing the protein MLQLLTFLVEKLSLLSKFKLFESSWSDLDDQDRERHAQRGPPPLLRRGDLLEVPRTIFTHYGIYLGDHKVAHLIPDILPALTNDKKLISSVITNKRLILGCIYKCATVRVDTLEDFAYGSKILVNRMDTMMKNRAFPNEDVARRAEKLLGAIPYSLLWNNCEHFVTYCRYGSAASRQTEKFCECLKSIIRDQRSVIVTVILGIVSIVCYGMAPSTTLPTILIPFALWMAG; encoded by the exons ATGCTGCAGCTGTTGACATTCCTGGTGGAGAAGCTTTCCCTTCTCTCCAAATTCAAACTATTTGAGTCCAGCTGGTCGGACTTAGACGACCAGGACCGGGAGCGCCATGCGCAGCGGGGTCCCCCACCGCTCCTGCGGAGGGGAGACCTGCTGGAGGTCCCCAGAACCATTTTCACCCACTACGGCATCTATTTAGGTGACCATAAAGTCGCTCACCTGATCCCTGACATCCTCCCCGCGCTTACAAACGACAAGAAGCTCATCAGCTCTGTCATTACGAACAAGAGACTCATCCTCGGCTGCATCTACAAGTGTGCCACGGTGCGTGTGGACACCTTGGAGGACTTTGCATATGGCTCCAAGATACTGGTTAACCGCATGGATACAATGATGAAGAATCGAGCGTTTCCCAATGAAGACGTCGCCAGGAGGGCTGAAAAACTCCTCGGAGCGATTCCGTACAGCCTGCTGTGGAATAACTGTGAACACTTTGTCACATACTGCAGATACGGATCTGCAGCGAGCCGGCAAACAGAGAAG TTCTGTGAGTGCTTGAAATCAATCATCAGAGACCAGAGGAGCGTTATTGTCACAGTCATTCTTGGAATTGTCTCCATCGTCTGTTATGGCATGGCGCCGTCaactacattacccacaatcctTATTCCCTTTGCTCTGTGGATGGCTGGTTAA
- the si:dkey-30k22.5 gene encoding lecithin retinol acyltransferase family protein, protein MFLFQLLNFFFVASKKKEEDDSKYDLSLYKRGDLLEVPRTLFTHFGIYLGDNRVAHLIPDILPVISKNKSAIAKMVTNNRLLLGVITKVASVRVDSVADFAYGSEILINHMDKVCSQPALDGDEVARRAEKLLGSVTYSLLWYNCEHYVMYCRYGMAISYQTYQFCTTVRKIVCSRMSSYLTALCGVGVTLYLGCVTPLTLLPTLLISFTIWMAA, encoded by the exons ATGTTTCTTTTCCAACTACTCAACTTTTTCTTTGTAGCTTCcaaaaagaaggaggaagatgacTCTAAATATGACCTGTCCCTTTACAAGCGTGGCGATTTACTCGAGGTCCCCAGGACGTTATTCACACATTTTGGTATCTACTTGGGTGACAATCGCGTGGCTCATCTCATTCCGGACATCCTGCCTGTTATTTCCAAGAACAAATCTGCTATTGCCAAGATGGTGACGAATAACCGCCTGCTGCTGGGGGTTATCACTAAAGTTGCCAGCGTCAGAGTGGACTCTGTGGCGGATTTTGCTTATGGATCAGAGATTCTGATCAACCACATGGATAAAGTGTGCAGCCAGCCAGCTCTGGATGGGGATGAAGTGGCCAGAAGGGCAGAGAAACTCCTTGGCTCAGTCACCTACAGCTTACTGTGGTACAACTGCGAACACTACGTCATGTACTGCAGATACGGCATGGCCATCAGCTACCAGACGTACCAG TTCTGCACAACCGTGAGGAAGATTGTCTGCAGCAGGATGAGTTCCTATTTGACTGCTCTGTGTGGTGTAGGAGTCACGCTGTATCTGGGCTGTGTGACGCCACTGACACTTTTACCGACTCTGCTCATCTCATTCACCATCTGGATGGCAGCCTAA